The Erigeron canadensis isolate Cc75 chromosome 4, C_canadensis_v1, whole genome shotgun sequence genome window below encodes:
- the LOC122596978 gene encoding uncharacterized protein LOC122596978, protein MPLVEIVGVTPTNRTFSISYAFIISEQEHNYRWVLECLKSTLGEGFAVRVVLTDRDLALMKACKTVMPEAYHLLCRVHIWRNIDKFSMPSLKGEGKLGHFYGWWKKLYESRTLEEYTNNEKDLKEKMGPRLDKVYKYLQKEWLFPYKEKFVSFWVDRHLNYRNYTTNRVEAEHSLLKSELQGRCTFQRIIQCVNDILLGQDTEIKGQLEESRIYRAGKHNYPCLKDLLCVVSVTALDIMVDEIKRLKNEIGKDLRKCGCKVWISCGLPCACRLAAYMHCNKRVEVHNINDFWRKLNLTPSTCLPCKKLYWGQSGRFSSYVGSDSRFADTQSYFGDQNNQTQEETYSFVDQLFSTPITQNTQNPQNNPEPFTHNFFQSESTSFDMSHYLGQLPKFFQRYVVNIKNVQSDGNCGFRALAVALGENEQKFEWIRKLMLEEYESRRIYYEGAFAGDAKHIHTLLSMSCPNGLPQDY, encoded by the exons ATGCCGTTGGTCGAGATCGTTGGTGTCACTCCAACAAACAGGACCTTTAGCATATCATATGCGTTTATCATAAGCGAACAAGAGCATAATTATAGATGGGTGTTGGAGTGTTTGAAGTCGACGTTAGGTGAAGGGTTTGCTGTGCGCGTGGTACTCACGGACAGGGATCTGGCGCtaatgaaagcatgcaaaaccgTTATGCCTGAAGCATACCATTTACTGTGTAGAGTGCACATATGGAGGAACATAGACAAATTTAGCATGCCATCATTAAAAGGGGAAGGGAAATTGGGGCATTTTTACGGATGGTGGAAAAAACTTTACGAGTCCCGCACACTAGAAGAGTACACCAACAAcgaaaaagatttaaaagagAAGATGGGTCCCCGTTTAGACA AGGTTTACAAGTACCTGCAGAAGGAGTGGCTTTTCCCGTACAAGGAAAAGTTTGTGTCCTTTTGGGTCGATCGGCACCTCAACTACCGTAACTACACTACTAACAGAGTTGAGGCTGAGCATTCACTCCTCAAGTCCGAGTTGCAGGGGAGATGTACATTTCAAAGAATAATTCAATGTGTTAATGATATCCTCCTCGGACAAGATACAGAAATCAAGGGCCAACTGGAGGAAAGCAGGATTTATAGAGCTGGTAAACACAACTACCCATGTTTGAAAGACCTGCTTTGTGTTGTATCTGTGACAGCTCTTGATATAATGGTCGATGAAATTAAacgattaaaaaatgagatCGGAAAAGACTTGAGAAAGTGCGGGTGTAAGGTGTGGATTAGTTGTGGCCTTCCATGTGCCTGCCGTCTAGCTGCGTACATGCATTGCA ACAAACGTGTTGAGGTGCATAACATAAATGACTTTTGGAGAAAGCTAAACCTGACACCGTCGACATGCCTACCTTGTAAAAAACTATACTGGGGACAAAGTGGCAGATTTAGTTCGTATGTGGGTAGCGATTCACGTTTCGCAGACACACAAAGTTATTTCGGAGACCAGAATAACCAAACgcaagaagaaacatatagctttgttgatcaattattcTCGACACCCATTACACAGAATACACAAAATCCACAGAACAACCCTGAACCGTTTACACACAACTTTTTCCAGAGTGAGTCAACATCGTTTGACATGAGTCATTACTTAGGCCAGCTCCCTAAGTTCTTTCAAAGATACGTtgtcaatataaaaaatgtacagTCTGATGGTAACTGTGGGTTTCGGGCACTGGCTGTTGCTTTGGGTGAAAACGAGCAAAAATTCGAGTGGATTCGTAAACTAATGCTAGAGGAGTATGAGTCCAGGCGCATATACTATGAGGGTGCATTCGCTGGTGACGCtaaacacatacacactttGCTATCAATGTCTTGTCCAAATGGTCTCCCACAAGATTACTAG